The sequence below is a genomic window from Dehalococcoidales bacterium.
TGTCGGGCGCGAGCCGCCACGACCCGGGCTTGAACCTTGGCTGATTTCTCCCCCAGCCTCTCGTCGGTCAGCTTCTCGTAGTCAACATGGGGCACCTCGACAAAGATATCAATACGGTCAATGAGCGGCCCGCTGATACGCCGCTGATAGCGAGAAACCAGGCTGGGAGGGCAGGTGCATTGCCGGAATGGGTCGCCATAGTAGCCACAAGGGCAGGGATTCATCGCTCCCACCAGCATGAAGTTAGCCGGAAAGGTGACGCTGCCCTGTGCCCGGCTGATGGTAATTACCTTATCCTCCAGAGGCTGGCGTAATGTTTCCAGCAGGGCATGCCCGAACTCGGGAAACTCGTCCAGGAAGAGGACTCCCCGGTGGCTGAGACTGATTTCGCCCGGCTTGGGGTAGTGTCCGCCGCCCACCAGACCAGCGCCAGAGATGGTATAGTGCGGGCTACGGAAGGGCCGCTGTCTCACCAGGGGAGTATCCGGGGGCAACAAACCACTGACGCTATAAATCTTGGTCACCTCGATGGCTTCCTCATTGGTCATTGGCGGTAATATTAAAGGCAGCGAGCGTGCCAGCAGTGTCTTACCGCTGCCCGGGGGACCCATCATCATGATATTATGTCCCCCCGCCGTGGCCACCTCTAAAGCCCGCTTGGCGTGTTCCTGTCCTCGAATATCAGCCAGGTCAGTAATTGGGACAGCCGGCGGACGATATTCATCAACTGCGCCCGGCTGGTATTCCGGGATGGTGATTTCTCCCCGTAAATGGCTCACCAATTGAGCCAGTGAACTGACGGGGGTGATTTTGGTGCCCACAATTAATGACG
It includes:
- a CDS encoding YifB family Mg chelatase-like AAA ATPase, translating into PAYDLPIAVGLLLSSEQVAADLSQTLLLGELSLDGSLRHTHGILPMVALARERGFSGVIVPDADAKEASLIVGTKITPVSSLAQLVSHLRGEITIPEYQPGAVDEYRPPAVPITDLADIRGQEHAKRALEVATAGGHNIMMMGPPGSGKTLLARSLPLILPPMTNEEAIEVTKIYSVSGLLPPDTPLVRQRPFRSPHYTISGAGLVGGGHYPKPGEISLSHRGVLFLDEFPEFGHALLETLRQPLEDKVITISRAQGSVTFPANFMLVGAMNPCPCGYYGDPFRQCTCPPSLVSRYQRRISGPLIDRIDIFVEVPHVDYEKLTDERLGEKSAKVQARVVAARARQRQRFDGTRLACNAEMTPTEVREFCRVEPSAQSLLKMAMKQLYLSARAFHRILKLARTIADLEDSAPIQAQHLAEAIQYRPRSIV